The Myroides fluvii region CGATCTTCATGTTTATGGGAGGAAGCCCAAAAAAGGAAGAAGATGACGATGAGAACAAACTAGACTAAGCGCAAGACGATATACCCTTCACGTGAAAAAAAAAATTGTGATGCGCGACCATCACAATTTCTTTTTACCCAACTTTGGGTAGTATCTTGTATTGTCTTTTTTAGCCTCCCATGGCTGTACATAACTCAATTAGAAAACCATTACAATCGATAACATATGCTACGCTTTGCCCCCAAGGTTTTACCTTTAAGGGTTCATATAGGGTAGCTCCAGCTTCTATTGCTTTGTTTAGAGCTTCTGTTACATTGTCTACGACAAATCCCAATTCGATGCCCATCACCTGCTCTTTACTTACAGCTGTATATCCTTTAGCTAAATTAGACTGTGCTAAATCTGCTGAGGCAAAAGCTAGTGTTGTCTCTCCTGAAATTAATTCTGCATAATCGCCTTCTGGTGTAATAAACTTGCGTTCAAACCCAAAAGCACTTTCGTAAAACGCAACCGTAGCTTCTACGTGTTTTACGTACATAATAGTATAACTGTACTTGATCATCTTGTGTGTTTTTCTACTCCAATATACAACTTGTCTCTCTCATGAAAATCACAAAAAAAACACTTTTTTGCACTTTTATCCTTCAAAATCGCCACAATCGTGTACTTCAAATGTTTCCAACAAACTGCGCAAGGTATAAAAAGAGGCTTCTCTAAACATGGATTCGTCAATCTCATCTCCCTGTACTTTTAGGCTATACACGGGATACTCCTCTACTTGTTCAAATACAAATGTATGAGACTGCGTTCGGATGCTAATTTGCTTTCCTTTTTCCTCTACTGATTCGATTGTATAAGACACTTGACTGTGTAAATCGCACGCATTCATCAAGGTAATCATCTCTCCGTCAATCAAGATATTCACCACGTCACACGCATAGCAATTGCCCCCAAATTCCAATCCGTATTTGGCTGTTACCTCCTTAGCTGCGGGTTCTACAATTTCCATGGGAACCAATAACTCACTGCTTATCTTTTTAAGGGCTGCTGTAGTTGCAAAGGCTTTAGCCACTTCTTCTTTGGTTGTAGCTTGTTGTACCGGTGGTTCTTGTGTTGTATTTTGTTTACATCCTAATGCAAACAAACCTACGATTGCGAGTATTACTAGTTTTTTCATGTGAGTTGATTTGATACAAAGGTAGTATTTCTGAAGTAAAAGTAAACAAGGGATACATCATTTGATGTTCTCTATTTCAATACGTCAAATAGGTCTGAACAGATTGAATATCTTCTTCTGACAATTGATTTTTAAATGTTTGGAGATGAAACATACGTCCATATTCCACTTGATCTTTTTGTGCAGGATCAACGAGTAACCAACGCTGTAAAACCAGAGGATCTGCGTTTCTTAATCCTGGACCACTACCATCCATATCCAACTTGTGACAAGCTAGACAATGCTGATAAAACAACGCTTTTCCTTGTTGTACTTCTTCTGGTAAATTAGGCACTCCACAAAACGCTTCATCAGCACTACTCCTGGGTCTTCGCTCTGTTTCTGCAATATAAAATAGTCCGCCAAATAGAATAAAAGCCGCTATCAAGATTCCCGAAATGCCCCAAATAAAACCTACAATATACTTGCGATAAGCATCCATACTCCACTTTTAGATCTAAGTAAGATACGCATAAAACTGTTTATTTTACTCTTTATTTTGCTTCGGAATTTGATAGGGATAGCGCTCGTAAATAGCATTGGCTTCATTAATAGAAAACCCTTGTTCGTTGTAGGTAAAAAACAGATCTGAAGTTGCTTTAATCTTTTCTTTCGGTTCATTCATTTTCCATTGGCATAAGCCCTTATAGTAATAAGCGTCTGAAAATTCTTTGTAGTTGACCACTGCTTGGTCAAAATAAGCGATGGCTTCTGCAAAGCGTTCTTGTTCGTAACAAACGATGCCCAAATAAAAAAGTTCGAGGTGATGCACATCCGGAAACACTTCTTTTTGCTTGGCTACGGCTTTTAAGAAATAGGCTTCGGCTTTGTCGAATTCATTGAGTTGTAAATAAGACAGTCCGATGTAAAAAGTATAGGTGTGATCCATTTCATAACGATCGCCCCAATGGGCAATACAGGTTTCGAAATCGGCAATAGCTTCGCGATAGGTTTTGGAGAAGATGCATTTGATAAAGGCGCGATAGCCCAAATAACGTTCTGCATCATACAACACGGCTTTGTTTATATACGCCATCCCCACTTCGTATTTTCTAGCCTTAAAATAAGGCATGGCCTTTTGCTGCCACAAATAGGCAATCGTAGGGTCTTGTGCCAACCCTTCATCTAAAGCGTCTTGCCATTCTTTTAGTTGAACGGTGTAATTATACTGATGGGCTTTATTGGTCGCATAGGTTTCGATAAGGCGGTCTTGCTTGGCCTTTTGTTCGGGTGTGAGTGAAGCTGCCAACAAGGTTTGTGCTTGGGGCTGTTGACAACTGATCAATAACAAAACCAATATACTAAAAGGGAGGTATTTCATTTCAATTCGTTTCGATTAAATATAGGGAATATTTGGGTAGAGGAAAATAAAAAAGACCGACGTGAAGTGTTTCTTCAATCGGTCTTTTACTTTTTTATATTAATCCACTATGATTGCTCCTGATGTTATATATTCATATAATTCTTCTGCAACTGGCTGCTCTAATTGAAACTTAAAATGAACAACTGGCGATGCTGAATCTGTCATATAACTTTGTTGTACTGAGTCTTTAATTATACTTACATCTCCCATATAATAAAAATCCGTTCCTTCGGCATCCTCTTTTTTTACAAATAATAATATTCTCTTTGAATTAAGTACATTTTTTATCTCAGGACTATCTAATTTCCTATTAGACCTAGAATCCCACGCAAAAATTGATGGACTTATAAAGTGATCATTATATTTAATTGTTTCTTCAATATCATCCGATTTGTGGTATGTTACAAAACAAGGAGTAATTTCATTCACTGTTCTATAACCATATAATGTACTACTGATATCTGTTGGCCAATTCAGTAATCGGCAAACATCCTTGCGACTATACTTATTATATAATACTAATCCATCTCTAAAATTAATTGGTGTAAACGACTTCCCAAACGCTTGTATCGAATATTCAATCGTATCAACGAAGAAGTTTTTAAAAACACCCTTTTCAAGTATCTCGTTAAACTCTGGATGAAATTGAATATGGTCTTGATTCTGTACAATTATCTTTTTAGACTCTTTAAGAAAGTCAAAATTAATATTTCTTATACACGAGTCTATTGTAGCATCAGTTGGTATGTAGTTAAACACTGTATAAATTCGCTCTTTAAGAAATTGAATTGTTACTTTTTTTTGCTCCAGCAATATTTTTAGCAAATAACTTTCTTCAACTCTTTTCGCATTATTTATTTCTCTTGAAAAGAGCATCAATAAATCGATACTACTCTCATCTAATTCAGGTTCAAAAGTATCATCAACACGCACTACAAAATTGTAATAAGATTTTGAATAGACAACAAACTGAAAAGGGTCTCTAGATTCATACGCTAGAAAATCAACCATCAAAGGTATTCTTCCTAATCTAAATTTTAATAATTGATAATCTTTTTTTAAATCCGACAGCGTAGACATATTAGCCGTAGCAATTGCTTCGTAAATTTTTTCTTTTGTTATCTCATCAAAATTAATTGTAGACGCACCTGGCAAATGCTTGCTTCCTTCGGAAATTAATCTTCTCAAAGTGTCTTTGTTGTATGAAGTATCCCCATACAAAGCTATAGGGATTAAATAATTATTTTCATAATTCCCTATAAAGTCTACAATAGTTAAAAACTCTTTATTTTCAGCTTTTCTCAAACCACGTCCTAATTGCTGTACAAAAACAATGGCAGACTCAGTAGGTCTAATCATCAAAATCTGATTTATCTTAGGTATATCTATTCCTTCATTAAAAATATCTACCGTAAAAATATAATCCAATTTTTCTTTATTATCATCAGATTCTAATCTAGCAATTGCTTCTATTCGTTCATTTTCAGTACTTTTTCCAGATAAAGCAAGTGTTTTAAATCCACTTTCATTAAATTTTGACGATAAAAAAGCAGATTCAACATTACTCGAACAGAACACCAAGCCTCTAATGATGCCATTATCACTTCCAAAGCGTTTAGCATTAAAAATAATCTTATTTACTCTCTCGGTATCAGCTAACAAATTAAAATCTCTTACATTTTCTCTATGTTCATTATTAACCAATAAATCAGAAATCCCATAGTAATGAAAATTACTCAACATATTTTCTTGCATAGCCGTATGCAGTCTTATCTCATAAGCAATATTATGATCAAAAAGACTAAAGATATCAAATCCATCTGTACGTTCAGGCGTTGCAGTCATTCCCAATAAAAATTTAGGGTCAAAATAGTCTAACAATCTCAGGTATGAAGCTCCTCCCAAACGATGAGATTCATCGACTATAATATAATCAAAGTGAGTTTTATCAAACTTGACTAAATTTTCTTCTTTTGAGATTGTTTGGATTGTTGAAAAGATAAAATCTGCTTCCATATCACGCTGGTCCCCAGAAAAAAGCCCATATGTTCTATCTTTCCCTAATAGCGTTTTAAATGTATGAAGCGCATCATTAGCAATATTTAAACGATGTACTACAAATAGCATTCTTTTAGGATTAACACTTTTCACATCAAAAGCTGACAAATATGTTTTTCCTGTTCCTGTAGCGGAAATTATCAATCCTTTATTTTTATTTGCTTGTCTTAGTTTTCTTAAATTTCCTAAGGCAACCTTTTGCATTTTATTAGGTTGAATTACTATTTCACTATTGATCTCTTTTGATTCAATTTGTCTTTTCTCCTTTAACTTAAGATACAATTCTTCATAAAAAGTGATAAATTTATCTGTAACCGAGATAGCTTCTTCAAAATCACGATGAAACTCATTCAAAACATCATCTACAATACCACTTGCATTTAATCCTGATATTTTAAGATTCCATTCTTTATTTACAGTTAAGGCATTTGCAGTTAAATTACTACTACCTATTACGATTGTATAATGAGTATCCTTACGAAAAATATATCCTTTTGTATGTGTATTGTTTTGTGTTGAAATTTTAAGCTCAATATTTTTAAAAGTTTTCAGTTTTTTAAGTGCTTCTGGCTGAGTAAAATTTAAGTATTGAGACACTAATACTTTTCCTTTGATATTTCTCTTTTCTAAAGCAATAAGTGTATTAAACAATACCGCAATACCACTTGTTGTAACAAAAGCAACGGAGATAAGAAACTCATTACAAGTATTGAGTTCGTGCAATAGTGTCGATAATACTTTCTCCTTAGGAATATCCTTATTTGTTAGAAGCTTAGGAATATTAATAGAATTAGATACAATATCTTTATCTATAAAACCCTGATGAATACCTCCAATAAAATCATGGTGTAAACTTTCACTCATCTTGCATCACTTTATACACAATAGGTAAATCTGCAGCTGCCCAATCCAATTCTAATAAATGTTCTTTCTTTAACCACACATGAGAAATATGTTCATTTAAAGTAATCTCTCTATTTGGCATATTACACAAGAAGCTATGCATAGTTAATTCAAAATCTGGATATTGATGAACTACAGTAAGATAAAGCTCATTAATTTCAGGTTTTATATTCAGTTCTTCTTTTAATTCTCTTCTTAGAGCTTCTTTATGAGTTTCTCCTAGTTCAATTTTTCCTCCAGGAAATTCAAACTTTTTCGAAATATAATCTAATTTACTTTCCGCCCTTTGCGCACAAAGTATTTCATCATTATGCATCAATATTGCTGCAACAACCTCTACTTTTTTCATACTATTTAACTTATCTCTTTTGTCTGCTTCATTTAAACGTTTATTCATAGAATTAAGCAATCAAAAAATATTAGAATTTTTTTTCAGACATTAATTTGAATTATATATATCAAATTTAGGCATATTTAATTAACATTCCATTTATCTCCATTAATAAACACAATTCCCCTATTCTCTCCAACATTGAAAATATTGAATTAGCGAATTTTCTTATTATAGACTGAACTCCCTTCCTACCTCCTCTACACCACTCTTTCAATTTGCTCGACGAATCACCGACCTTCCATGGACAAGACAAGGAAAAACAGCCTTTTTGTCGAATCCAGGTCCAAGGAACCTCCAATTCATCTCCAAGCTAATGATATTTTCCTCAAAGCATACTACAAACAGCCCCCTAATCCCAACAAAATCGATCCCATGCCCTTACATCTTCATTTGCACCTTGCGCCTTGTTCTGCTCTGCCGTTTCTCATTTCAACTATTCACCTATTTTTCTTTCCCTTTCTTCCTGAACCCTCGTAAACACTGCATTTATTTATTTTACCCTGCTTTGATGCGTTAACTTTTTCTGCGTTGCTTTTTCGATATATTACAACTCTAAAAATCATAGCTATGGCAGAATTAAAAGAAGGTATCTTTGGAGGAATAAGTGGAAGAATTGGAGGTTTTGTAGGGGTTCAGTGGAGAGGTCGAAGTTTATTGCGCACGTGGCCTGGAAAATCGTCAAAAAAAGCAACTCCAGCCCAAAAACTACAACGAGACAAACTGCGTTTGGTCTCTGGTTTTGTGCGTAAAGTGAGCGAAGCCGTGAAGCTTTACTATCCGCATGCGATGGTAAACGGCAAAAAAATATCGGGAAAAGAACAATTAATTTCCTTACTGATGAAAAAGGGAATTGAAGTGATTGATGGAGAACCTCACCTCCTTATTGATCAAGCGCTACTCGCTGTCGGAACACTACCCGCAGCACATACGGTGGAAATTCAGCAAATTGCAGCAACCACAGTACGCATCACTTGGGATACTTCGTTGATGAATATTCTCGCCCATAAGGAAGATAAATTAACCTTGTGTCTCTATTGTGAAAAACAAGACAAATGCTTTGTTTGCATTCAAATAAGTGAACGTCAAAAAGGAGAGCTTGAGCTTCCTGTTTTATTTTTACCAAAAGTTCAACGCCTCCACATTTGGACGATTTGGGAGTCTGCTCAAGGAGATAGGAATAGTTCGAGTCAGTATCACCAATTTATAAAGGAAGACTAGTTGCCATCATTAGGACTTGATGGAGGGCTGTTGTTGCACTTTACAATTTCCCCACACCAATACAGCAGAACTAAGGAGGATAATCCAAAGGCTATGCTCCACCGTCGCGTAGAGTGCTTCTTGTGTGGTATAGGTGCTCCATCCAGCTTCTCGGTCCTGAAAAATACCAAAATCAATCCAAAACCAAAGCAAACCAACAACAAGTAGATGGACCACAAGCTGCAACAACCAAGGTTTAATGCGCAAAACAAGGAATAGCGCCAATACATAGCCTACACTGACAAGCAGGGAAGCAAAAAAAGCATCCGTATAAAAATCGAAGGATAAACTACTGGAAGGCTGATCTTTAAATGGATACATAGCAAGGGACGCTTGTACAAAAGACAAGGCCACAAACAACAGTTCATACAATAGGACACGTTGCCAAAAAGTAATTCGTTTGGAAGGTGCTACAGTCATGGGGCAATTTTATTTTTCAGTACTGCCAAGATACTATAAAAACAGCGGTAACACGCATTTTTAGGCACTTTCCTTGTGTTTTTTTAGGTGTAATTGTTTTTTTATCCCTGCACGAACGAAAAAAGAAGGAAACCTCAACTTGAAACTCATTCACTGCAAGGAACAAAAAAAAGGGTGCTCCGATTGGAACACCCTTTTGCTGTTTATTTCAACTGAATTACTTCGTGTAAATCTTCAGCGTACTACCACTGGCGTAGTATAGATTTTCATTCACTGGATCAATTTCATATAGCGGTTTATTCCCATCTAATTCAATCTTTACCACTTCTTTTCCATCTTGCTTGCGCACCTTGATCAATTCAGGTCCTTTCTCTCCTCTATTGGCTACGAAAGCATATTCGTCATTTTGTTTCATCGCGTTGAAACGACTTTTTACTTTAGCAGTTAGGTTTTTATCTAACGCATCCGCAGCTCCACCAAAAGCATCTGCATTTCTATTTGCGCGATTTTGTGCTGATTCCGTTAATAAATGTCCGGTTTCAGATTTCAACTCTCCGTTTGTATCTCTATAGGTCATTGTTACCGTTGCATTCGCCATTGCTGCATTCGCTCCTTGTCCTGTTTGCAACAAGGCTCCTCCAACAATACCTGCTGATTTCAACAATCTTCGTTGTCCTTCTCCTGGCTCTTTGTAGGTATTGTGATACAGTTGATTGCCTTCGTAATCCAAACCAATGACATCGTTCTCCCCTACTAAACACACGCCCCAATCAAAAGCTTCAATGCTTTTAATGGTTTTATCGTTGTTTACTTCTACTTTCCCTTTTGGTTTTGGATCATCTGTAGAATTGGCATCGAACGTATAAATACGCTTGTTGTTATACACTAAAAACTTATCTCCTGTAACAGAATAAACTAACGGTCTTTTCTTGTCAAACTTCACGTTCTTCTTCCAAATTTTCTTTCCTGAGACATAGTCTACCATGTTGCCATAGGTATCGGTTAAATAGAAAACACGGTCGCTACCTACTTTATCTAAATAGTACACTTCGTCTTTTTCATCATCTGCAATCTCAACAAACTTCTTCCATTTGTTTTCTCCACTGTTATTCACCAAGTTCATTTCATTATCTGCGATATACAAATAATCTTGATCCACTGGAATTACGCGTTTGATGTTCTTTCCTTTAGCGTCTTTCTTCCAAACTTTTTTACCGTCCTTATAGCTAAAGAAGTTGAATCCTGTAGTATGCGCTACTAAAATTTTATCTTGATGATCTTCTAAATATGAAATATTCTTGGTGGTGATATTGTCTTTCCACAACTTATCGCCATTGGAAAGGTTCAATACATTCAGGGCGTATTTGGATGAAAACAAACTCGATTCATCTGTAATTACCACTACTTTATCTTTGTTTTGATTGATAAAGAAACTGGTAATCGCATAAGAAGTATTCCAATTTACTTTTCCTGAGCTTTTATCGATGTTGTATAAAACGCCTTTTACCGTCACCATTATCGTTGAGCCTACTGCTACAATCTTATCTTCGGCTACTCGTTTTACTTTAAATAATCCGCCTAAGGTTTTTCCTAAACTATCTACCGTTCCTACCGAATTAGACCATTTGATTCCCTTTGTATTTAAATCAAAGTTGACAAATTCAATTTGATCGCCTTTTACTCCTAAAACCAATAGCGTGTTTTCAGCAAGTAGGTAATAGGTTTCTAAAATGCGGTAACCGGCATCAGCAGAATTAAATACTACTTTTCCCGTTGCTGCATTGATGATTAAATCGTTGTTTTCTAAATTCACTAATGCGAAGGGAGAATTGGGAATTAACGAAATTTCTTCGTTTTTGGAAAAAGCGCCAATAAAGTCATTCGCCGATACTTTTGAATTTATTTTATCGATGCTTTGCAAAGCCGTCGTACTGACATAGTCTTTTTTTGCGATACTCCAAACCACTTTGTGGCTTTCAGCATCAATAGCAGAGATATTTTCTTTATCCTCTACCAATACATTTCCCGTTAACGGTTCTAGGAGAACCTGCTCGATGGTGTGCTTTAAATCCACATTCACTTGCGCATTTACCCAAGCACTACTCAACAAGGCTGCTACTACGTAGTATTTTAATTTCATATGCAATTATTAATTTAATAATTATTTTGCACACAAAATTAACAAAAAATAACAGATATAAAAACAACAAAAAAACAGAAATACAATACTTTAGCAAACAATATTTCCATGGGGTTATCTCAGTAGGTTTAGATGTATCTCAGTAGGTTTATGTTTTATTTTGGAGTTCGATGAATCTTCACTACGCTTCGATTTTATTTTTGCCGTCTTTTCAATTATTTGACTTGTGTTGGGTTTAGCTTATCGTTTAAAGGGTCTTATTCTATTTAGAAAATATAGCTTTTCTTTCTTTTCTCAAATTCATTGTCATTTGATAATGAAATCTTCTTCAATCCAAAAATTCACTCCTCTCCTCTCTCCTCTTTCTTCTTTCCATACCTCAATGTCAAACTAGCTTTTACGAGTAAAATCAACACCGGCACCTCAACCAAAGGACCGATTACGCCCACAAAAGCTTGAGGGGA contains the following coding sequences:
- a CDS encoding VOC family protein, translating into MIKYSYTIMYVKHVEATVAFYESAFGFERKFITPEGDYAELISGETTLAFASADLAQSNLAKGYTAVSKEQVMGIELGFVVDNVTEALNKAIEAGATLYEPLKVKPWGQSVAYVIDCNGFLIELCTAMGG
- a CDS encoding (deoxy)nucleoside triphosphate pyrophosphohydrolase, whose amino-acid sequence is MNKRLNEADKRDKLNSMKKVEVVAAILMHNDEILCAQRAESKLDYISKKFEFPGGKIELGETHKEALRRELKEELNIKPEINELYLTVVHQYPDFELTMHSFLCNMPNREITLNEHISHVWLKKEHLLELDWAAADLPIVYKVMQDE
- a CDS encoding tetratricopeptide repeat protein, encoding MKYLPFSILVLLLISCQQPQAQTLLAASLTPEQKAKQDRLIETYATNKAHQYNYTVQLKEWQDALDEGLAQDPTIAYLWQQKAMPYFKARKYEVGMAYINKAVLYDAERYLGYRAFIKCIFSKTYREAIADFETCIAHWGDRYEMDHTYTFYIGLSYLQLNEFDKAEAYFLKAVAKQKEVFPDVHHLELFYLGIVCYEQERFAEAIAYFDQAVVNYKEFSDAYYYKGLCQWKMNEPKEKIKATSDLFFTYNEQGFSINEANAIYERYPYQIPKQNKE
- a CDS encoding outer membrane protein assembly factor BamB family protein; this encodes MKLKYYVVAALLSSAWVNAQVNVDLKHTIEQVLLEPLTGNVLVEDKENISAIDAESHKVVWSIAKKDYVSTTALQSIDKINSKVSANDFIGAFSKNEEISLIPNSPFALVNLENNDLIINAATGKVVFNSADAGYRILETYYLLAENTLLVLGVKGDQIEFVNFDLNTKGIKWSNSVGTVDSLGKTLGGLFKVKRVAEDKIVAVGSTIMVTVKGVLYNIDKSSGKVNWNTSYAITSFFINQNKDKVVVITDESSLFSSKYALNVLNLSNGDKLWKDNITTKNISYLEDHQDKILVAHTTGFNFFSYKDGKKVWKKDAKGKNIKRVIPVDQDYLYIADNEMNLVNNSGENKWKKFVEIADDEKDEVYYLDKVGSDRVFYLTDTYGNMVDYVSGKKIWKKNVKFDKKRPLVYSVTGDKFLVYNNKRIYTFDANSTDDPKPKGKVEVNNDKTIKSIEAFDWGVCLVGENDVIGLDYEGNQLYHNTYKEPGEGQRRLLKSAGIVGGALLQTGQGANAAMANATVTMTYRDTNGELKSETGHLLTESAQNRANRNADAFGGAADALDKNLTAKVKSRFNAMKQNDEYAFVANRGEKGPELIKVRKQDGKEVVKIELDGNKPLYEIDPVNENLYYASGSTLKIYTK
- a CDS encoding DUF3427 domain-containing protein encodes the protein MSESLHHDFIGGIHQGFIDKDIVSNSINIPKLLTNKDIPKEKVLSTLLHELNTCNEFLISVAFVTTSGIAVLFNTLIALEKRNIKGKVLVSQYLNFTQPEALKKLKTFKNIELKISTQNNTHTKGYIFRKDTHYTIVIGSSNLTANALTVNKEWNLKISGLNASGIVDDVLNEFHRDFEEAISVTDKFITFYEELYLKLKEKRQIESKEINSEIVIQPNKMQKVALGNLRKLRQANKNKGLIISATGTGKTYLSAFDVKSVNPKRMLFVVHRLNIANDALHTFKTLLGKDRTYGLFSGDQRDMEADFIFSTIQTISKEENLVKFDKTHFDYIIVDESHRLGGASYLRLLDYFDPKFLLGMTATPERTDGFDIFSLFDHNIAYEIRLHTAMQENMLSNFHYYGISDLLVNNEHRENVRDFNLLADTERVNKIIFNAKRFGSDNGIIRGLVFCSSNVESAFLSSKFNESGFKTLALSGKSTENERIEAIARLESDDNKEKLDYIFTVDIFNEGIDIPKINQILMIRPTESAIVFVQQLGRGLRKAENKEFLTIVDFIGNYENNYLIPIALYGDTSYNKDTLRRLISEGSKHLPGASTINFDEITKEKIYEAIATANMSTLSDLKKDYQLLKFRLGRIPLMVDFLAYESRDPFQFVVYSKSYYNFVVRVDDTFEPELDESSIDLLMLFSREINNAKRVEESYLLKILLEQKKVTIQFLKERIYTVFNYIPTDATIDSCIRNINFDFLKESKKIIVQNQDHIQFHPEFNEILEKGVFKNFFVDTIEYSIQAFGKSFTPINFRDGLVLYNKYSRKDVCRLLNWPTDISSTLYGYRTVNEITPCFVTYHKSDDIEETIKYNDHFISPSIFAWDSRSNRKLDSPEIKNVLNSKRILLFVKKEDAEGTDFYYMGDVSIIKDSVQQSYMTDSASPVVHFKFQLEQPVAEELYEYITSGAIIVD
- a CDS encoding c-type cytochrome, whose amino-acid sequence is MDAYRKYIVGFIWGISGILIAAFILFGGLFYIAETERRPRSSADEAFCGVPNLPEEVQQGKALFYQHCLACHKLDMDGSGPGLRNADPLVLQRWLLVDPAQKDQVEYGRMFHLQTFKNQLSEEDIQSVQTYLTY
- a CDS encoding DUF6266 family protein; translation: MAELKEGIFGGISGRIGGFVGVQWRGRSLLRTWPGKSSKKATPAQKLQRDKLRLVSGFVRKVSEAVKLYYPHAMVNGKKISGKEQLISLLMKKGIEVIDGEPHLLIDQALLAVGTLPAAHTVEIQQIAATTVRITWDTSLMNILAHKEDKLTLCLYCEKQDKCFVCIQISERQKGELELPVLFLPKVQRLHIWTIWESAQGDRNSSSQYHQFIKED